Below is a window of Jonesiaceae bacterium BS-20 DNA.
GGGCGAACAGGGTTTTCGCAACTGGTCAAGTGGGAACAAGAATGTAGCTAGCTCACACAAGGAACTCAGCAACTAGAGTTTTCTGTAAACTTGGGACAGGTGGTCCGCTCCTTCGCGTGAGCGGCTCACCTGTCCTGTTTCTGGCGGTCTGTGCAGAGCATGTGTAATTATTTGACGACTTGCACGTCGCCACCCGCGATAAATTCGCGCATTGTTAACGTGGTTGATTCCACGAAATTTGCTGTCCCAAACCAAGGATTTCCATTGAAGAGAATGATTAAGCGTCGCCAACTAGCAATAGGCGGCGCACTAGCTATTGCTTCCTTGCTCGCTGGATGTGGTGTTGACTCGGGTGCAAAGGAGGACGATCTTTCGTCAGAGTCATTTGATCCGACGCAATTGCTACCTTCAACACTATTTCCGGGCACTTACGCGTTGCCGCTGGATGGGATAGTAGCGCCAGCAACAGAAGACGATCACGTTCGTGAAAGAGCGATTGCGCAACACGTTGCAAAGTGCATGGCCGAGGAAGGATTCGAATTCTCCAGCAATAACACTTACACCCAAACCGCTACTAAGAGTTACTATTACGGGATTACAAGTGTCCAAGAAGCTGCAGTCTATGGCTACCGCAGACCCGTTGAACTTGGAGTGGATAATCGAGATGACGAAACTCCAGAAGAAGATGGCAGTGGTGTGCCATCCGAAGAAGCGATGAATGGCGACTCAGAAGAGTTTGTTCTAGCCCTCAACGGTGATCAAGATGATTGGGTTCAGGTCAAAGATGAAACTAGTGGTGCCGTTGTTGCAAATTACGATCCAAATGCCTGTTGGGGAAAGGCGATGGATGAACTTCAACCTAAGTGGGGGCAACGATACGCCTTAGAATCCATCGCATACCAGATAGCAGGGGATACCTACTTGGAATCGCTAAACTCTCAAGTAGTTATTGATGGCTTTGCTGCCTGGAGCACCTGTATGGACACCAAAGGCTTTGATTTTGCAAATCCCGACGCAGCTTACCTGTCGGTTTGGGTGGGAGAAGTACCGGGCCAAGAGGAAATCAAGACAGCGGTTGCAGATGCTGAATGTAAGGAGTCGACCGGTCTCAACAAGATATGGTCTGGGGAGATAGCGCGCCTGCAAACTGCGGCGCTCAATAAGTATCCCGGTTTTGTGGAGCAGTGGAATGAGATCTTGCAGGCTGATCTTGATGCCGCGCGCGCGGCCAACTGAGTACCCGGACCACATCATTAATTAGCACTTAAGGATTTCCCACTTGAAGAAGACATCAAAGCGGCACGTTGTCGCGCTAGGAAGCTTGATCGCAATTTCGGCACTTTTGGTTGGGTGCGGGGCTGAGCCAGTTGCTTTGGACAAAGGCAACTCTGCAGAGTCATTTGATTCCACGCAGTTACCACCGTCGTCGCTCTTTCAAGGCACCTATGCTCTTCCCCTTGATGTAGTAATATCGCCGACGACAGAACAAGTACAGACGCGCGGTAGGGCTCTGTCACAGCACATTTCAAAGTGCATGGCTGAAAAAGGATTTGAGTACACCAGCAACAATGGTTATTCCCAAACAAAAAGTTACATCTACGGAATTACCAGTGCCTCTGAAGCTTCGGTGTATGGGTACAGGAATCCGGTGGAACCCGGCACCGAACAACTGGAAACTGAAGTTGACCGCCCCGAAGAAGAGGGAGCGAGTGGGCTTGAACCAGCTGCGGAGGGTTCTGGGTTGAGTGCAGAATATTATTTGGCTCTGAACGGCAATCAAGACGAGTGGATTCCAGTTGAGGATGAAACGACCGGAGCTGTAGTTGCCAACTATGAACCTGATTCCTGCTGGGGCAAGGCCATGGATGAACTCCAGCCCAGGTGGGGACAGCGGTACTCGTTAGAATCCGTTGCCTACGAGATTGCCGGGGATGCTAGCCTTCGGGCCCTCAATTCCCAGAGTGTCCAGGATGGTTTTGCTGATTGGAGCGCCTGCATGGATGGTAGGGGGTTTGATTATGCGGAACCAAGTGCTGCCTACCTATCTGAGTGGCCAGGTGACACGCCTGGAATTGATGAGATCAAAACGGCCGTAGCTGACGCGGAATGCAAGGAATCTACCGGGCTCAACAAGATTTGGTCAGCTGAAAATGCGCGGTTCCAGACTGAGGCACTCAACGAATATCCAGGTTTTGTGGAGCAGTGGAACGAGATCTTGCAAGCCGAACTAGATGCCGCGCGCGGTGTCAAATGAGAGGTAAGACTCCCATTATTTTTGGGGTAAGTGTCCTAGTTGCGGTTGGGGTTGGATGGGCCGGCGGTGCGTTGATGCAAAGCCCAAGTGAAGCCCAACTCCCCGTTGCGCAGGTGCCGGTGGTGACGGCGGCGGTTGAAGAACGTGCGCTGTCCGCGACGGTTAGCACCATGGGGGAGTTAAAGGTTGCCGGGATTATTGAGGTCATGCCTAGTGCACCGCAGGATCGGGCAGGGGTAATTTCTGCTACTCCGTTGACCAAAGGATCATCCGTTGCTTGGTGCAGTCCGCTCATTGAAGTTTCTGGCCGCCCATTGCTTGCACTTGAAGGTGCTGTCCCGGCATACCGCGATCTCCAGGAAGGTGATAGCGGTCCCGATGTGAAACAACTACAGGATGCCCTGCGCTCGTGTGGGTTCTACTCGGGTGCATCCGATGGAGTATTTGGTGCCAATACTGCTAAGGCCGTCCGGCAGATGTACAAGGGTAATTCCTATAAGGTGCCCACCGCCACTGTTGAGGTGATCGCAAGTGAAGGAGCGAGAAAGCCTGCAAGCGAGGGAAGCGATGGCACCGGTTCGGGTTCAAGGGGCTCCGGTGAAGGTGGCACACTTCCGGGCGATGGTACTCCAACTACTCGTGAAGTAGTTGCTGTTCCGGCAAGTGAACTGGGCTTCTTGGCCGCGGGTGGCACCGTTTCTGAGGTCCTGAGTGTGGGTACACCGATTGGTGAAGACCCGGGTTTGAGGATCACTACGAAGGGGTTCCGAGTTGATGCTCGGATTAATCCTTTGGACCGTCTGGATCTGGAAGCGGGCATGCCCGCAACAATCTCTATTGCGAATCAGAATATTGCCGTTGTCTTGCCGGAACTTCCAGATACCGCAAGCAAGGACTCGGGTGGCACCGGGGAAATGTATTATCCGGTCAGCTTTTCTATCACCGAGGATATTGACCCGGCGTTGGTAGGGTCCGCAGTCCAAGTCTCCGTCGTTGTAGGTGCTGATACCGTGCACCCGCTCGTGGTGCCGGTGACCGCTATCTACACGGATGCTGGATCAGGCAATTACGTATTGCGTTCCACCCCGGATGCGGAGGCAGCTTCTGAAAAGGTCTCCGTCATCCTTGGGGAGTCCCGGGGCGGGTACGCTGCGATCACCGTCCAAGGCGGCGGGTTGGCCGTTGGTGATGAGGTTGTGCTCGGTGGATGAGTTCACAAACCCCCAGCCCCGTAATGTCTTGGAACTGCATGGGGTCACCCGGCACTTTGAAGAGGGCAGGGTTAAAGCTGTTAGAGGTGTTGACCTCACCGTTCAATCCGGGGACTATTGCGCAATCATGGGGCGGTCTGGCTCGGGTAAGTCAACGCTGCTGAACATTCTTGGGCTCATTGACCGGCCCACCGAAGGCACCTATCTGGTTGAGGGCAACGATATTGCCACCATGCGTGCGGCACACGTGGACTCACTGCGAGCGGAAACTTTTGGGTTTGTATTCCAAGCGTTTCACCTAGTGCCGTACCTAACCACCCGGGAGAACGTGGAACTTGGACTAACCTACCGGGCACCCACGCGGGCCGCGCGTGCCAAGATGATTTCCACCGCCTTGGAGCAGGTTGGAGTTGACCACCGAGCCTCGATGGAGGTCAGCAACCTTTCCGGAGGTGAGCGACAACGCGTCGCAATCGCGCGTGCGCTGGTGCGCAATCCTGCAGTTTTGTTGGCAGACGAACCAACAGGAAACCTGGACGAGGAAAACGCGGCCGCGATCTTGGAACTCTTTGACCAAATCAACCAAGCTGGCACTACGTTGCTGGTGGTCACCCACGACGTTGAAACCGCTGAACGTGCGAGCCGGCAACTGATCATGAGCGACGGCCTGTTGAGTAACCGGGAGCTGGTCAAATGAGCCAAAATACCCTGACTCAAAAAGCCCTGCGCCCCAGTGGCTGGCTTATCCTCGAGCAAAGCATCAAATCTATTGTGCGCCGCCCTGGCCGTGCCTTAGCCACCGCGACCGGCATTGCTTTGGGTATAGCCGTGCTGATTACCTCAATGGGCTTTGCCAGCACCGTAAACTCCGAGGTCAACGCATCCTTTGATGCCACCTCGGCCACCCAGATTCGAGTGAAAGAAGCGGATAATCTTGCCACAGACGGATTGTTTGCCCCCTTCTTGGAAGGGTCAACGTTCGATCATACTGTGGGGGAACTGGAAGGTGTTGTAGCGGCGGGCCTGATCTGGCAGGTACTGCCGGAGGTACGAGTCCGCCTGAACCCAGCCGCACCCGAGTATGGTTTTCCACTTTTGGTTGCATCGCCCGGTATCTTAGACGCTGCCCAAGCAACCTTAAAGTCAGGCCGCTTCTATGACGAACGACCACTAGACATCCGCACCCCACAGGTGGTTCTGGGTCCCAGAGCCGCCTCCGAGCTTGGCCTCGAACGCGTTGCCCCTGGTATGAGCATCGAAGTGGATAACCGGCTCATGGTCGTAGCTGGGATTCTGGACTCCCCAGGCACAGCCCCGGAACTGAGCCCCGCAATCCTAATCTCTGCAACGACGGCTAACCAACTTGGTGGCACGTATGCCGATCGAAATCTAGAAGGCGCAATCGTCCGGTCTGAACTAGGCGCCGCCCAAGCGGTAAGCCGTGCACTGCCATTAGCCATCAGGCCAGACAACCCAGAACGCGTGGGACTCATGGTCCCGCCAGACATTACGACGCTGCGGGACACCGTCCAAGGATCCCTCAATGGTTTGGCGATTGGTGTTGCCGGATTCTCCGTTATTGTAGGCGCCGTGGGAATCATGAACTCCATGCTCATCTCCGTCGCACAGCGCTCCGGTGAGATCGGTCTACGCCGCGCACTCGGCGCCACAAGACGCTGGATCTTGGTCCAGTTCCTCGCCGAAGGCCTGATTCTTGGATTTGTTGGGGCGGTCTTTGGTGCCGCCATTGCGATCCTTGCTCTCCTGGGCGTCTCCGCATATAACGGGTGGTCCCCGGTTTTGGACCCCGCGTTACCGCTAGCGGCACCACTCGTGGGAGCCATTGTTGGACTCCTGGCGGCAGCCTACCCAGCCAGCCGAGCAGCGCGCTTGGAACCAGCGATGACCCTTAAGCAGTAAAGAAAAGGAGAAAAATCTCTCAACACGCGGCTTAGATTTCCGTTGCGGGGCCATGGGGCCTAGGATGGGTAAATCGGCTTTGACCCGGCCATCACCGGCGAGCCTTCGGAAGAACGAGCCTAGTCACGCGCCGCGGTGTCCGTAAGGACCCGCTCGTTGCAGGTGCGCGCAGTACAGCTCTAGTAGAACCGAACGGGATAGCCCGTTACAGCTATTTAAGAGGTTGATGTGTTGTTGCCTGCGTAATACCCCGATTACCGGGGCCCGGCCCACATGTCAGCAAGCGGGGTGGTACCGCGGCCAAACGCACCTGCGTTTTGAGCTCGTCCTCGCACAGAAGATACGTTGGTCCACCCTGGAGTTATAGACGCCATGAGTCTGACACCCAAAAACTCTTACCCATTGCACCGCGATGATACTGCCGTGCCCGCCTCACCGAACCTTCCTGCCCTTGAGGAAGAAGTACTTGAGTACTGGAGACAAGACAACACCTTCCAGGCGTCAATTGACAACCGTGAAGCCGGCGAGAACGGATCCAACGAGTTTGTCTTCTACGACGGCCCTCCCTTTGCTAACGGTCTGCCGCACTACGGCCACCTACTGACCGGTTACGCCAAGGACGTTGTGCCACGCTTTGAAACCATGCGCGGGCGCCGTGTTGAGCGCCGCTTTGGTTGGGACACCCACGGACTGCCAGCCGAGCTGGAAGCCGAGCGCGTCTTAGGAATCACCGACAAGTCCCAGATCGAAGAGATGGGCATTGGGGCATTCAACGAGGCATGCCGCACCTCAGTCCTTCAGTACACGGGCGAATGGCAGGAATATGTCACCCGCCAGGCCCGCTGGGTGGACTTTGACAACGACTACAAGACCCTTGACCCGACCTTCATGGAATCGGCTATCTGGGCGTTCAAGCAACTGTATGACAAGGGCTTGGCCTATGAGGGCTACCGCGTGCTGCCATACTGCTGGCGCGATGAAACCCCGCTGTCCAACCACGAGCTGGGTATGGATGATGACGTTTACCAGTCCCGCCAAGACCCAGCGCTGACCATCGGGCTGCGCCTTGAGACGGGCGAGCTCGCCCTGATCTGGACCACCACCCCGTGGACCATGCCGTCAAACCTCGCAATCGCCGTTGGCCCGGACGTTGAGTACGCCGTGGTCCAGCCCGGCCCAGACTCTGAGTTTGCGGGCGAGAAAATAGTCATTGGGGCATCGCGAGTCTCTGCTTATGCCAAGGAACTTGGTGAGGACCCGGTTGTTCTTGAAACGCTGACCGGTAAGGACCTCGTGGGCCGCCGCTACCAGGCTGCGTTCAACTACTTTGCGAACGACCCGGAGAACCCGGCCGCACACCAGATCATCTCCGCAGACTTTGTTACGTCTGATGACGGAACCGGTCTGGTCCACATGGCACCCGCCTTCGGTGAAGATGACATGATCGCCTGTGATGCCAACGGGATCAAGCCGGTCGTTCCCATCGATGACAAGGGCGAGTTCACCGCGCTAGTTCCGGACTACCAGGGACAACAGGTTTTCGATGCCAACCCTGCGATCATCCGTGACCTCAAGGATGGCACCGGCCCGCTTGCCGACATTGCGGCAGAAAAGCGCGCGCGGGTTATCCGCCACGAGACGTACCAGCACTCCTACCCGCACTGCTGGCGCTGCCGCAACCCGTTGATCTACAAGGCCGTGTCCTCGTGGTTCATCAAGGTGACCCAGTTCCGCGACCGCATGGTCGAGCTGAACGAGGAGATCACCTGGGTTCCCGGGCACATCAAGCAGGGCCAATTTGGTAAGTGGATCGCCAACGCCCGCGACTGGTCCATCTCCCGCAACCGCTACTTTGGTACGCCAATTCCGGTGTGGGTTTCAGACAACCCCGAGTACCCGCGCATTGACGTGTACGGCTCGTTTGCTGAGATCGAGGCGGACTTTGGCCGCCTGCCACTAAACGACCGCGGTGAGCCAGACCTGCACCGCCCGTACATTGACGAGCTAACCCGGCCTAACCCGGACGACCCAACGGGCAAGTCCACCATGGTCCGAATCTCTGACGTGCTCGACGTGTGGTTTGACTCCGGGGCAATGCCGTTTGCTCAGGTGCACTACCCGTTTGAAAACCAAGAGTGGTTTGAAGACCACCACCCGGGTGACTTCATTGTTGAGTACATTGGCCAAACCCGCGGCTGGTTCTACACCCTGCACGTGCTGGCCACGGCACTGTTTGACCGCCCGGCGTTCAAAACTGCAGTCTCCCACGGAATCGTTCTGGGCTCCGATGGCCGCAAGATGAGCAAGTCGCTGCGCAACTACCCGGACGTGTCCACGGTGCTGGACCGCGACGGTTCTGACGCTATGCGCTGGTTCCTCATGTCCAGCCCAATCCTGCGCGGTGGAAACCTCGTGGTGACGGAAGAAGGTATCCGTGACTCGGTCCGCCAGGTGCTCCTGCCGGTTTGGTCCACGTACTACTTCTTTACGTTGTATGCCTCGGCTGCCAACAAGGGTGAGGGATACCTGGCCCGTGCGGTCACCCCGGAAGAAGTTTCCGGCCTAGGAGACCTCGACCGCTACCTGCTGGCACGCACCCGCAACTTGGTTGCCAAGGTGACCGAGCAGATGGATGGCTTTGACATCTCGGGCGCCTGTGAGTCGGTCCGTGAGTACCTCGACGTATTGACCAACTGGTACGTGCGCACCCAGCGTGACCGCTTCTGGGAAGAGGACCGGGGCGCGTTCAACACCCTGTACACCGCGCTTGAGACGCTGACCCGCCTCATGGCTCCGCTAGCTCCTCTGTTGACCGAGGAAATTTGGCGCGGTCTGACTGGTGAGCGTTCAGTGCACCTTATGGACTGGCCTGACTTGGCCGGTCACTACGGTGACATCCTGGTGGCTGATGACGAGCTCGTGGCCAACATGGACTCTATTCGCGCGGCCGTTTCACTTTCGCTTTCCTTGCGCAAGGCCCACAAGCAGCGCGTGCGCCAGCCGTTGGCAAAGTTGACCCTGGTGGTTCCAGAACCGGGCACGCTTGCGCCTTACACGGGACTGCTCGAGACAGAACTGAATGTCAAGACGGTTGAACTGCTGGCACTGACCGATGAGGTCACCGCCCAGTTTGGCATTAGCCAAAACCTCGCGGTGAACGCTCGGGCGGCCGGTCCGCGCTTGGGCCGTGGCGTCCAGTTTGCTATCAAGGCCGCTAAGTCAGGTAACTGGGAAGAGGTGGACGGTGTTGTCACCGTGCACACCGACAACGGCCCGGTTGCTCTTGAACCAGCAGAGTATGAGCTGACCACGGTGGTTAAGGCCTCAGATGACCAAGATATTGCTGCGGCAGTCCTGGGCACCGGCGGTTTTGTAGTGCTGGACCTTCACCTGAGCGAGGACCTAATCGCTGAGGGGTATGCTCGGGACACCATCCGTGAGGTCCAAGACGCCCGTAAGGCTGCTGGCCTGATGGTTTCTGACCGCATTGACCTGGTACTCGATATCCCAACCGAGTTTGTTGCGGCCGCTCAGCAGTTCTCGGAGCTCATTGCAGCCGAGACGCTAGCCGTTTCGATCGCAGTTAACGCGGTGTCCGGTGAGCGTGCAGCGCATGTATCTAAGGCCAACTAGGTTTTAGTAAGGTCTCAAATAGGCATCAATTGGGCAGGACTGGCTGGCGACAAGCCCGCTGGTCCTGCCTTGCATTTCGGTCGCGACGTTCTTTGGCCGCGGTGCTTCAGGCAGTTACGTAGTCAAGTGGTTTCAATGAAGGGGATGCACAAATGAGCAGCCGTAAAAATGGTGTGCGCAAGCAGGACGCTGCAATCAGCGCGCAAGCACAGCAGGATTTGGCGCAGGTTTACGGGTCCA
It encodes the following:
- a CDS encoding ABC transporter permease, with protein sequence MSQNTLTQKALRPSGWLILEQSIKSIVRRPGRALATATGIALGIAVLITSMGFASTVNSEVNASFDATSATQIRVKEADNLATDGLFAPFLEGSTFDHTVGELEGVVAAGLIWQVLPEVRVRLNPAAPEYGFPLLVASPGILDAAQATLKSGRFYDERPLDIRTPQVVLGPRAASELGLERVAPGMSIEVDNRLMVVAGILDSPGTAPELSPAILISATTANQLGGTYADRNLEGAIVRSELGAAQAVSRALPLAIRPDNPERVGLMVPPDITTLRDTVQGSLNGLAIGVAGFSVIVGAVGIMNSMLISVAQRSGEIGLRRALGATRRWILVQFLAEGLILGFVGAVFGAAIAILALLGVSAYNGWSPVLDPALPLAAPLVGAIVGLLAAAYPASRAARLEPAMTLKQ
- a CDS encoding ABC transporter ATP-binding protein, yielding MDEFTNPQPRNVLELHGVTRHFEEGRVKAVRGVDLTVQSGDYCAIMGRSGSGKSTLLNILGLIDRPTEGTYLVEGNDIATMRAAHVDSLRAETFGFVFQAFHLVPYLTTRENVELGLTYRAPTRAARAKMISTALEQVGVDHRASMEVSNLSGGERQRVAIARALVRNPAVLLADEPTGNLDEENAAAILELFDQINQAGTTLLVVTHDVETAERASRQLIMSDGLLSNRELVK
- the ileS gene encoding isoleucine--tRNA ligase; the encoded protein is MSLTPKNSYPLHRDDTAVPASPNLPALEEEVLEYWRQDNTFQASIDNREAGENGSNEFVFYDGPPFANGLPHYGHLLTGYAKDVVPRFETMRGRRVERRFGWDTHGLPAELEAERVLGITDKSQIEEMGIGAFNEACRTSVLQYTGEWQEYVTRQARWVDFDNDYKTLDPTFMESAIWAFKQLYDKGLAYEGYRVLPYCWRDETPLSNHELGMDDDVYQSRQDPALTIGLRLETGELALIWTTTPWTMPSNLAIAVGPDVEYAVVQPGPDSEFAGEKIVIGASRVSAYAKELGEDPVVLETLTGKDLVGRRYQAAFNYFANDPENPAAHQIISADFVTSDDGTGLVHMAPAFGEDDMIACDANGIKPVVPIDDKGEFTALVPDYQGQQVFDANPAIIRDLKDGTGPLADIAAEKRARVIRHETYQHSYPHCWRCRNPLIYKAVSSWFIKVTQFRDRMVELNEEITWVPGHIKQGQFGKWIANARDWSISRNRYFGTPIPVWVSDNPEYPRIDVYGSFAEIEADFGRLPLNDRGEPDLHRPYIDELTRPNPDDPTGKSTMVRISDVLDVWFDSGAMPFAQVHYPFENQEWFEDHHPGDFIVEYIGQTRGWFYTLHVLATALFDRPAFKTAVSHGIVLGSDGRKMSKSLRNYPDVSTVLDRDGSDAMRWFLMSSPILRGGNLVVTEEGIRDSVRQVLLPVWSTYYFFTLYASAANKGEGYLARAVTPEEVSGLGDLDRYLLARTRNLVAKVTEQMDGFDISGACESVREYLDVLTNWYVRTQRDRFWEEDRGAFNTLYTALETLTRLMAPLAPLLTEEIWRGLTGERSVHLMDWPDLAGHYGDILVADDELVANMDSIRAAVSLSLSLRKAHKQRVRQPLAKLTLVVPEPGTLAPYTGLLETELNVKTVELLALTDEVTAQFGISQNLAVNARAAGPRLGRGVQFAIKAAKSGNWEEVDGVVTVHTDNGPVALEPAEYELTTVVKASDDQDIAAAVLGTGGFVVLDLHLSEDLIAEGYARDTIREVQDARKAAGLMVSDRIDLVLDIPTEFVAAAQQFSELIAAETLAVSIAVNAVSGERAAHVSKAN
- a CDS encoding peptidoglycan-binding domain-containing protein; the encoded protein is MRGKTPIIFGVSVLVAVGVGWAGGALMQSPSEAQLPVAQVPVVTAAVEERALSATVSTMGELKVAGIIEVMPSAPQDRAGVISATPLTKGSSVAWCSPLIEVSGRPLLALEGAVPAYRDLQEGDSGPDVKQLQDALRSCGFYSGASDGVFGANTAKAVRQMYKGNSYKVPTATVEVIASEGARKPASEGSDGTGSGSRGSGEGGTLPGDGTPTTREVVAVPASELGFLAAGGTVSEVLSVGTPIGEDPGLRITTKGFRVDARINPLDRLDLEAGMPATISIANQNIAVVLPELPDTASKDSGGTGEMYYPVSFSITEDIDPALVGSAVQVSVVVGADTVHPLVVPVTAIYTDAGSGNYVLRSTPDAEAASEKVSVILGESRGGYAAITVQGGGLAVGDEVVLGG